The Impatiens glandulifera chromosome 3, dImpGla2.1, whole genome shotgun sequence genome contains a region encoding:
- the LOC124931529 gene encoding uncharacterized protein LOC124931529 gives MASPFSCPANSFIYNSTLCACNPGYFIAAGNNNKTCELFASDSQSLVVNSGVDYSINFPETIFSFDSIKKFTQSQAVFLEATAVLLVSWLCFCLFVRFRKLDDGRSIWFRIRWWISRLDISFSTRHWLDDQKIVVKRKTELGGAFSIASWIVFLGLFAALLYQIISKRAIEVHTIRASNAPDLAAFQNDIEFNIITISSMSCAHLRQLGILVIGNPGYIDYRTAPLVTFANYTCQNTTKGPKINLKCSKCHIRDSAYISWQFVDLPNDPAMAVGFEFNLTANSHGVKKHVSLVGGTLSNGSNDDNMPTTFRGSVPNIFKFNLFPRIYHNLHNLKLIQPLFHEFVPGTSYSEMSQLQASLQVSSEGLINTTLYVNYLSDYIVEIDNQNILGPVSFLADLGGLYCISIGIFFYFLVQCEYRIKRLRNEDSTMRNIRSHRRAQDNWDKLRKYVMFTWGCNALEEKYNNVQEGPCCTGLMVGALHKRTGSSVKRGQLIRMDSIRFNKKINMKSEKETASTQSAQTLSKIEMLDLENNMVGNVKDDKRRQHHPSREIDSNSHYRGTNNYSLPPPPILDMKDGSEISMSEIHKNFQNLYEYNVKLRDELAAAHTMISDFTSKATSSTT, from the exons ATGGCATCTCCCTTTTCATGTCCGGCGAATTCGTTCATTTACAATTCAACCCTTTGCGCCTGCAACCCTGGTTACTTCATTGCAGCCGGCAACAACAACAAGACCTGCGAGCTATTTGCAAGCGATAGTCAAAGTCTGGTAGTTAATTCTGGAGTGGATTATTCAATTAACTTCCCAGAGACTATATTTTCATTCGATTCCATCAAGAAGTTCACACAGTCGCAGGCTGTTTTCCTCGAGGCTACTGCTGTTCTTCTTGTTTCTTGGCTATGCTTCTGCTTGTTCGTTCGGTTTAGAAAGCTTGACGATGGACGCTCGATCTGGTTCCGGATCCGGTGGTGGATTAGTCGGCTGGACATCAGTTTTTCTACACGTCATTGGCTG GATGATCAGAAGATAGTTGTGAAGCGTAAAACAGAACTTGGTGGAGCTTTCTCTATAGCAAGTTGGATTGTTTTTCTCGGTTTATTTGCTGC GTTGCTCTACCAAATCATATCAAAGAGAGCCATTGAAGTTCATACCATCAGAGCTTCAAATGCACCTGATCTAGCTGCTTTCCAAAACGACATAGAATTTAATATAATCACCATATCAAGCATGAGCTGTGCACATCTTCGTCAGTTGGGTATTTTAGTAATTGGGAACCCGGGATATATTGACTACAGAACCGCTCCACTAGTAACATTTGCTAATTATACATGCCAGAACACGACTAAAGGGCCAAAAATCAATCTCAAGTGCAGCAAGTGTCATATTCGGGATAGTGCCTACATTTCATGGCAATTTGTTGATCTTCCTAATGATCCTGCTATGGCAGTTGGATTCGAGTTCAACCTCACTGCAAATAGCCATGGGGTGAAAAAACATGTAAGCCTTGTCGGAGGCACACTTAGCAATGGGAGTAATGACGATAACATGCCAACAACTTTTAGGGGATCTGTGCCGaacatattcaaatttaatctaTTTCCCCGCATTTATCACAATCTACATAATCTTAAGCTCATCCAACCTCTGTTTCATGAGTTTGTTCCGGGTACATCATATAGTGAAATGAGTCAGCTTCAAGCTTCCCTACAAGTCTCTAGTGAAGGGCTGATAAATACTACATTGTACGTGAATTATCTGTCTGACTACATTGTGGAGATCGACAATCAGAATATTTTGGGCCCTG TGAGCTTTCTCGCAGACCTTGGTGGCCTTTACTGCATTAGTATTGGCATTTTTTTCTACTTCTTGGTGCAA TGTGAGTACAGGATCAAGAGGCTGCGTAATGAGGATAGCACTATGAGGAATATTAGAAGTCATCGAAGAGCTCAAGATAATTGGGATAAA tTGAGAAAATATGTGATGTTTACATGGGGTTGCAATGCATTGGAAGAGAAGTACAACAATGTCCAAGAAGGGCCATGTTGCACTGGCCTAATGGTTGGTGCGTTACATAAGAGAACCGGATCATCAGTTAAAAGGGGTCAGCTAATCAGAATGGATTCTATCAGATTTAACAAGAAAATCAACATGAAAAGTGAGAAG GAAACTGCATCAACACAAAGTGCTCAAACATTGTCCAAGATTGAGATGCTG GATCTGGAAAACAATATGGTTGGAAATGTAAAGGATGATAAGAGGAGGCAACATCATCCTTCTCGGGAAATTGATAGCAATTCTCATTATCGAGGAACTAACAATTATTCTTTGCCTCCACCTCCTATATTAG ATATGAAGGATGGTTCTGAAATAAGTATGTCAGAGATTCATAAGAATTTCCAAAATCTATATGAATATAATGTCAAGCTAAGGGATGAGTTAGCTGCCGCTCATACTATGATTAGCGACTTCACATCCAAAGCCACATCTTCAACCACATAA
- the LOC124931476 gene encoding U-box domain-containing protein 9-like → MADETVAPPNQASDLKFQLTKLVDVITETADYSIDTIDHAIRVLSSLRNSNRQPEDSLLHFSANPEQDSRRIFSTEASPSIPVVSTAVPEVFRCPISGELMMEPVVLASGQTYDRPFIQKWLKHGKRTCPLTQKMLNDPNLTPNHLVRELILQWCKENDIDLSNTSPTIDDEAIMGSHRARLDSLLLRLSSSSLHDKKEAAKELRSLTKRMPQFRALFCESPNSLSKLLSPMSSSDSVIAHLDLREDLITTILNISIHEDNKKPVAEHPLVIPFLVDSLCLETDGTRRNAAATLFTLSALDSNKILIGKSGAMKHLLNLLDERNELVMKDAASAIFNLCLLYENKGRAIQEGAVHIIWMIIEDGILVDELLAILASLSTRMKAVKELIELGVVPHLLRVIKETTSEGNKENAIAIIYAICLKDKSVMLAIKKEENANGLISGLLTSGTSRAKRKAHGILERLL, encoded by the exons atGGCCGACGAAACGGTGGCGCCACCCAACCAGGCGTCGGACCTGAAATTTCAACTCACAAAACTCGTTGATGTTATCACTGAAACCGCCGACTACAGTATCGACACCATCGATCATGCTATTCGAGTATTATCCTCTCTCAGGAATTCGAACCGCCAACCGGAGGATTCTCTTCTGCATTTCTCTGCAAATCCAGAACAAGATAGCCGACGCATTTTCTCCACCGAAGCTTCACCTTCTATCCCTGTCGTTTCCACCGCTGTTCCTGAAGTATTCCGCTGCCCAATTTCCGGCGAACTCATGATGGAACCTGTCGTTTTGGCCTCCGGACAG ACTTATGACCGGCCATTTATTCAGAAGTGGCTGAAGCATGGAAAGAGAACGTGTCCTTTAACTCAAAAAATGCTCAACGATCCAAACCTTACCCCTAATCACTTGGTAAGAGAATTGATTTTGCAGTGGTGCAAGGAGAACGACATTGACCTCTCAAACACATCTCCTACTATTGATGATGAAGCAATAATGGGATCCCATCGAGCCCGTTTGGATTCACTCTTGCTCAGACTATCATCATCTTCTCTCCACGACAAGAAAGAAGCTGCGAAAGAGCTTCGATCTCTAACAAAACGGATGCCACAATTCCGTGCCTTATTTTGCGAGTCCCCCAATTCATTGTCAAAACTATTGAGTCCTATGTCTTCCTCTGATAGTGTGATCGCACATCTCGATCTTCGTGAGGATTTGATcacaacaatattaaatatctcAATTCACGAGGACAATAAGAAGCCGGTTGCAGAACATCCACTCGTCATTCCATTCCTCGTCGATTCGCTGTGTCTCGAAACAGATGGTACTAGGAGAAATGCTGCTGCAACTCTTTTTACGCTTTCAGCCTTGGATTCCAACAAGATTCTTATTGGGAAATCGGGTGCTATGAAACATTTACTCAACCTTTTAGACGAAAGAAATGAATTGGTTATGAAAGATGCTGCCTCAGCTATCTTTAATTTATGCCTATTATATGAGAATAAAGGAAGGGCAATACAAGAAGGGGCTGTTCATATTATATGGATGATAATCGAGGATGGTATTCTAGTTGACGAGCTTTTAGCAATTCTTGCAAGTCTTTCAACCCGAATGAAGGCAGTTAAGGAATTGATTGAGCTTGGTGTTGTTCCTCACTTGCTTAGAGTTATAAAAGAGACAACTAGCGAAGGAAACAAAGAGAACGCTATTGCAATAATATATGCGATTTGCTTAAAAGATAAATCAGTGATGTTGGCTATTAAgaaggaagaaaatgctaaTGGTTTGATATCAGGGCTTTTAACAAGTGGGACTTCAAGGGCTAAAAGGAAGGCACATGGGATCCTAGAGAGGCTTCTTTAA
- the LOC124932673 gene encoding elongator complex protein 5, with the protein MAKVICRRLRDGVSEGEHAPALMIMDSITSPFGTRLLDHILAQLFNNILEGKSQAQCLVIVAFSRIPALYRDIFERISGNGDSLNTRIRILDCYTDPLGWKERLGESGVVSNIYSQASKMVRPCKSVRDSNNLFCSITELGKELVGNGKERFLVAIDSVSDMLRHTPTSSVASLLSNLRSHDKVSSLVGLVHSDLHDSKASAVLEYLSSMVASVESVSTTMDGLQGNTEDYCRGRLLVRMQLRTGRVRVLNEDFCIEQSDIKFMDTAVDNGGITTAQSLVPKVQFNLQLSEKERMERAKVVLPFEHQGNGKPIDIYDGRRSLIENTMTENKSSVLPKKLEGNDDNGKGGEIIYFRDSDDEMPDSDEDPDDDLDI; encoded by the exons ATGGCCAAAGTCATCTGCAGAAGACTTCGCGATGGAGTATCCGAAGGTGAACATGCTCCAGCTCTCATGATAATGGATTCAATCACCTCGCCTTTTGGAACACGGCTTCTCGATCACATCCTTGCCCAACTTTTTAACAACATACTGGAGGGGAAATCACAAGCGCA ATGTCTCGTGATCGTCGCCTTTTCTCGCATCCCAGCTTTGTATAGGGATATATTTGAAAGAATAAGCGGAAATGGAGACTCTCTGAATACGCG CATCCGGATATTAGATTGTTACACGGATCCTCTTGGTTGGAAGGAACGATTGGGTGAATCTGGAGttgtttcaaatatatattcacaAGCTTCAAAGATGGTGAGGCCCTGCAAGAGTGTGAGGGACTCGAACAACTTGTTTTGCTCAATTACTGAGCTAGGGAAAG AATTGGTTGGGAATGGAAAAGAGCGTTTCTTGGTTGCCATTGACTCG GTATCAGACATGTTAAGACATACACCGACATCTTCAGTTGCTAGCCTTTTATCTAATCTTCGGAGCCATG ACAAAGTCTCTTCTCTAGTTGGTTTAGTTCATTCAGATCTTCATGATAGCAAGGCCAGTGCGGTTCTTGAATATTTATCCTCTATGGTGGCTTCTGTTGAATCTGTTTCAACAACAATGGATGGATTGCAAGGTAATACTGAAGATTACTGCAGAGGGAGGCTTCTAGTTCGGATGCAGCTCAGAACTGGAAGAGTTAGAGTACTG AATGAAGATTTCTGTATTGAACAATCAGACATCAAGTTTATGGATACTGCTGTTGACAATGGTGGGATTACTACTGCTCAAAGTCTAGTTCCCAAG GTACAATTTAATTTGCAACTGTCAGAAAAAGAGAGGATGGAAAGGGCAAAAGTGGTACTTCCATTTGAACACCAAG GAAATGGCAAACCAATTGACATCTACGATGGCCGGAGATCTCTGATAGAGAACACAATGACGGAGAACAAGTCGTCTGTACTTCCTAAGAAATTGGAAGGAAATGATGACAATGGAAAAGGTGGTGAGATAATCTATTTCCGTGATTCAGATGATGAGATGCCAGATTCGGACGAGGACCCAGATGATGATTTAGACATATGA